CCCCGCCAGTAGGCCGCCCGGTCCTCGTCTTCCAGCGGCTCGAAGAAGCCGGCCGCCAGGGGCAGGGCCCGGGCCAGCGCCCTGCGGAGCCGGTCCCGCGCCTCCCCGCCCGCCCGCCCCAGCGCCACCACCCACTGCCGGAAGTGGGCGCAATGGTACGCCTCCTCGCGGGCGATGCGGGTCGCGGCCGCCGCCAACGGCGGATAGGGGGAGTCCGCCAGGGCGGGCCAGAGCACGGCTTCGTACTCGCTGTACAGGAAGTGGCGGGCGATCTCCGCCGCCCAGTCGCCGTTGGGAGCCTCCAGCAGGACCGCGTTGCGGAAGGCCTCGGGCCCGCGGCCGAAGGCCAGGGCGTCGGGGTCGCCGCCGCCGTGGCCGAGATCGGCCAGCAGCCGGTACAGCAGGGCGGCGTGGCCCACCTCGTCCTGGGCGATGGACGAGAAGGCCACGTCCTCTTCGAGGAAGGGCGCGACCCCCGTCCACTCCGACGCCCGATGGCCCGCGATGAGCTCGTCGTCGGCCAGGGCCAGGAGCAGGGCAGAGAGGGCGGCATCGGT
The sequence above is drawn from the Thermaerobacter sp. FW80 genome and encodes:
- the paaC gene encoding 1,2-phenylacetyl-CoA epoxidase subunit PaaC, whose protein sequence is MREPGDAKASPPSPPAGAEPSRATVAAGGGPVPQPPATDAALSALLLALADDELIAGHRASEWTGVAPFLEEDVAFSSIAQDEVGHAALLYRLLADLGHGGGDPDALAFGRGPEAFRNAVLLEAPNGDWAAEIARHFLYSEYEAVLWPALADSPYPPLAAAATRIAREEAYHCAHFRQWVVALGRAGGEARDRLRRALARALPLAAGFFEPLEDEDRAAYWRGITLAELEARWRAGVHQVLKQAGLAEDGSDGSDGRRGPGTEPVGAGPGSAGGLAGPGAATSEGAPVPQATDGKVAGPPAGAAEGGGPGAGRPGFGGRRGQHSPALAQLLEEMTSVYRSEPGAAW